One Thunnus albacares chromosome 12, fThuAlb1.1, whole genome shotgun sequence genomic region harbors:
- the per2 gene encoding period circadian protein homolog 2 isoform X3: MSEDSDSKSYCFPVLEDQDGASGCRASTACSSMAQLHRMSGYSQGVGLPSEGSDSSSQDPPASPHNHRKNARSRSLPEEDVEMKSSGSSGSGSESHGNESHGNDSHGNESNGHESMGSSNGNSKDSALLESSESNKSSNSHSPSPPSSSNAFSLLSSEQDNPSTSGCSSEESAKAKTQKEVIKTLKELKLHLPPEKRHNNKSSTVNTLKYALRCVKQVAANEEYYQLLMINDSQPSGLDVSSYTIEEIDSITSEYTLKNNDIFAVAVSLITGRIVYISDQAASILNCKREVFKNSKFVEFLTPQDVSVFYSFTTPYRLPSWSVCTGAESSPSDCMQEKSFFCRISGGKECEGDLQYYPFRMTPYLMKVQDTVHAEDQFCCLLLAERVHSGYDAPRIPTDKRIFTTTHSPSCVFQDVDERAVPLLGYLPQDLIGTPVLLHLHPNDRPIMLAIHRKILQYAGQPFDHSSIRFCARNGEYIILDTSWSSFVNPWSRKVSFVIGRHKVRMGPVNEDVFVAPSSAVAEMKNVDSDIQEITEQIHRLLLQPIHNSGSSGYNSLNSNDHNLGMTSSSESLNNGSRTKMQREEEEVSGKTRPRTFQEICKGIHLQKSQEQQTTKPDNKKASSIESAQKSPAVVRPKDSAAPLNLKETGTTVEESRASSQDEMAFNDQTVYSYQQISCLDSVIRYLENCNVPITMKRKCQSSSNTTSSNSDEKGSDSMQVSEEPALLKDHSGLSALDDQDKKSSDTTTAVVGNSLPLPVPNKPESVVSITSQCSYSSTIVHVGDKKPQPESEIIEDISGAGETAESSKNSGVPPSAVSPPSQERESYKKLGLTKQVLAAHTQKEEQAFLYRFKELRGLKTLKANCSQYLERQREQITSDAVPAARSAKPGGPSVEPTTRRGVRNKKTKSKRAKQIESSDSTASHHRQQQLRPPLRNHGLNPTSWSPSDTSQSTFPMAYPAMMPGYPLQVYPRANSIDPHTDVTLQGFVNNQGTQAPPCPPPIHPAPYTTPMVTPIVALVLPNYMYPQMAPGPPPPQPVYHAETGGFPTQTQPFCQAAFPVQGAFTAAPAFSIQTQFNSQNPFAPQAGYMTPSFYFPPSSETPKATMEGQSRSSTPQSGGGEGQASPPLFQSRCSSPLNLLELELSVDRQDITVLSSGGPGNSTAEREKGASGNQAKERELKQTSSRGDANSDANSLSSDMLDIILHEDSCSGTGSATSGSMGSRSNGCGTSASGTSNSGTSKSRTSASGTSASGTSASGTSGSGTGSNNSSQYFGSVDSSQNSQKVKSHSSGSDGNPMEMEQSDHFINDIQRVLRQDREKLRLMQKGQPRFTEEQKKELIEVHPWIKKGGLPKAIDVKVCSCCDSTSEAAEAAAAVAVAAEDQPDLDIGDTDTGEISCQRRSGEEPSDGVVISCQGPSPGSSS; the protein is encoded by the exons TTCCAACTCCCATAGTCCATCTCCTCCCAGCAGCTCAAACGCCTTCAGTCTGCTGAGCTCGGAGCAGGACAACCCTTCAACCAGCGGCTGCAG TAGTGAGGAATCTGCCAAAGCCAAGACACAGAAGGAAGTGATTAAAACCCTGAAAGAGCTGAAGCTTCACCTTCCTCCTGAGAagagacacaataacaaatcGTCTACGGTGAACACCCTCAAGTACGCCCTGCGCTGTGTCAAACAGGTGGCAG CCAATGAGGAGTATTACCAGCTGCTGATGATCAATGACAGTCAACCTTCAGGCCTGGATGTATCATCTTATACGATAGAGGAGATAGACAGCATTACTTCTGAATACACCCTGAAAAACAAT GACATTTTCGCAGTAGCAGTGTCTCTCATCACAGGAAGGATAGTCTACATTTCTGACCAGGCTGCCTCCATCCTCAACTGCAAAAGAGAGGTGTTCAAGAACAGCAAGTTTGTGGAGTTCCTGACGCCGCAGGACGTTAGCGTGTTCTACAGCTTCACAACGCCTTACCGCCTGCCCTCCTGGAGCGTGTGCACAGGAGCAG AGTCATCCCCGTCTGACTGCATGCAGGAGAAGTCCTTCTTCTGTCGTATCAG CGGTGGAAAGGAGTGTGAGGGCGACCTGCAGTACTATCCTTTCCGCATGACACCCTACCTGATGAAGGTCCAAGACACAGTGCATGCTGAGGACCAGTTCTGCTGCCTCCTCCTGGCTGAGAGGGTTCACTCTGGTTATGATG CACCCAGAATTCCAACAGACAAACGTATCTTCACCACCACACACTCTCCAAGTTGTGTGTTCCAGGATGTAGATGAGCG GGCGGTTCCTCTACTCGGGTACCTCCCCCAGGACCTGATCGGCACCCCAGTCCTCCTCCACTTGCATCCAAATGACCGACCGATCATGCTGGCCATCCACAGAAAGA TCCTCCAGTACGCAGGGCAACCATTTGACCACTCGTCCATCCGGTTCTGCGCACGAAACGGAGAATATATCATTCTCGACACCAGCTGGTCCAGTTTCGTCAATCCCTGGAGCCGCAAAGTTTCCTTTGTTATTGGGAGACACAAAGTGCGAAT gggACCTGTGAATGAAGATGTTTTCGTGGCCCCGTCCTCTGCTGTGGCCGAGATGAAGAACGTTGACTCTGACATCCAGGAGATTACTGAGCAGATCCACAGGCTCCTGCTGCAG CCGATTCATAACAGCGGGTCCAGTGGCTACAATAGTCTGAACAGCAATGACCACAATCTGGGCATGACCTCTTCTAGTGAGAGCCTAAACAATGGAAGCAGGACCAAGATGCAgcgagaggaagaggaagtgagcGGTAAAACCAGACCT CGAACTTTTCAGGAAATCTGTAAGGGAATACATCTTCAGAAGAGCCAGGAGCAGCAGACAACCAAACCAGACAACAAGAAAGCCAGTAGCA TAGAGTCTGCACAGAAGAGCCCAGCAGTGGTGCGGCCCAAAGACTCGGCAGCTCCTCTCAACCTGAAGGAGACCGGGACGACGGTGGAGGAGAGTAGGGCTTCTTCCCAGGACGAGATGGCATTCAATGATCAAACTGTCTACTCCTACCAGCAGATCAGCTGTCTGGACAGTGTTATCAG GTACTTGGAGAACTGTAATGTTCCCATCACCATGAAGAGGAAGTGCCAATCTTCCAGTAACACTACATCCTCTAACTCGGATGAGAAAGGATCCGACAGCATGCAGGTGTCTGAAG AACCAGCCTTGTTGAAGGATCATTCTGGTCTCTCCGCTTTGGATGATCAAGACAAAAAGTCCAGTGACACAACCACAGCAGTAGTGGGCAATTCACTGCCCCTACCTGTACCTAACAAACCAGAAAGTGTGGTGTCCATAACCAGCCAGTGTAGCTACAGTAGCACAATAGTGCACGTAGGGGACAAGAAACCTCAACCAGAGTCAG AGATCATAGAGGACATCTCAGGTGCAGGAGAGACTGCAGAATCCAGCAAGAACTCTGGAGTTCCTCCTTCTGCTGTTTCACCTCCCAGTCAGGAGAGGGAGTCCTACAAGAAACTGGGGTTGACCAAGCAGGTTTTGGCAGCCcatacacagaaggaggagcagGCCTTTCTGTACCGCTTCAAAGAGCTTCGCGGACTCAAAACCCTCAAAGCAAACTGCTCTCAGTACCTGGAGCGCCAGAGAGAACAGATCACCAGCGATG CTGTACCTGCTGCTCGCTCCGCCAAGCCGGGTGGACCGAGTGTGGAACCCACCACACGCCGGGGTGTACGGAATAAGAAGACCAAGTCAAAGCGAGCAAAGCAGATCGAGTCATCAGACAGCACAGCGTCCCATCACAGACAACAGCAGCTGCGGCCTCCTCTTCGGAACCACGGACTTAACCCGACCTCTTGGTCTCCCTCTGACACCTCACAGTCCACTTTTCCCATGGCCTACCCCGCCATGATGCCAGGCTACCCCCTCCAGGTTTACCCTAGAGCCAATTCCATTGATCCCCACACAGATGTGACTCTACAAGGCTTTGTGAACAATCAGGGCACCCAGGCCCCTCCCTGCCCGCCACCCATCCATCCTGCTCCTTACACCACCCCCATGGTCACTCCTATTGTGGCTCTAGTGCTGCCCAACTACATGTACCCTCAAATGGCCCCCGGGCCTCCACCACCACAGCCGGTGTACCACGCAGAGACTGGTGGCTTCCCCACCCAAACGCAGCCTTTTTGTCAGGCTGCCTTTCCAGTCCAGGGTGCCTTCACAGCTGCACCTGCTTTCAGTATTCAGACCCAGTTTAACTCCCAGAATCCCTTTGCTCCTCAAGCAGGCTACATGACCCCATCATTCTACTTCCCTCCATCCTCGGAAACTCCAAAGGCCACCATGGAGGGCCAGTCTCGCTCCTCTACACCACAGTCTGGAGGAGGTGAAGGCCAGGCGTCCCCTCCGCTGTTCCAGTCTCGCTGCAGCTCGCCTCTGAAcctgctggagctggagctgtcTGTGGACAGGCAGGACATTACTGTGCTCTCCTCTGGAGGACCAGGGAACAGTACAGCTGAAAGGGAGAAAGGAGCAAGTGGCAACCAGGCCAAAGAGAGGGAGCTGAAACAG ACGAGCTCTCGTGGTGACGCTAACAGCGATGCAAACTCCTTGTCCAGCGACATGTTGGACATCATCCTGCATGAGGACTCCTGTTCAGGCACCGGCTCAGCCACCTCGGGGTCCATGGGCTCTCGGTCTAATGGCTGTGGAACGTCAGCCAGCGGGACATCTAACAGCGGGACATCAAAGAGCAGGACGTCCGCCAGCGGAACCTCAGCTAGTGGGACCTCAGCTAGTGGGACCTCCGGTAGTGGAACAG GAAGCAACAACAGTAGTCAATACTTTGGCAGCGTGGACTCGTCCCAGAACAGCCAGAAGGTCAAAAGTCACTCAAGCGGCAGTGACGGGAACCCCATGGAGATGGAGCAGAGCGACCACTTCATCAA TGACATCCAGAGAGTGCTcagacaggacagagagaagctgCGGCTGATGCAGAAGGGCCAGCCGCGcttcacagaggaacagaagaagGAGCTGATTGAAGTCCACCCCTGGATTAAGAAGGGAGGTCTGCCCAAGGCGATAGACGTCAAG GTGTGCTCTTGCTGTGACAGTACATCAGAGGCAGCGGAGGCGGCAGCGGCAGTGGCTGTGGCAGCAGAGGACCAGCCGGACCTGGACATCGGTGACACAGACACAGGGGAGATCAGCTGCCAGAGGAGGTCCGGAGAGGAGCCCTCAGACGGTGTTGTCATCTCCTGCCAGGGCCCTTCTCCCGGCTCCAGCTCTTAG
- the per2 gene encoding period circadian protein homolog 2 isoform X2 → MSEDSDSKSYCFPVLEDQDGASGCRASTACSSMAQLHRMSGYSQGVGLPSEGSDSSSQDPPASPHNHRKNARSRSLPEEDVEMKSSGSSGSGSESHGNESHGNDSHGNESNGHESMGSSNGNSKDSALLESSESNKSSNSHSPSPPSSSNAFSLLSSEQDNPSTSGCSSEESAKAKTQKEVIKTLKELKLHLPPEKRHNNKSSTVNTLKYALRCVKQVAANEEYYQLLMINDSQPSGLDVSSYTIEEIDSITSEYTLKNNDIFAVAVSLITGRIVYISDQAASILNCKREVFKNSKFVEFLTPQDVSVFYSFTTPYRLPSWSVCTGAESSPSDCMQEKSFFCRISGGKECEGDLQYYPFRMTPYLMKVQDTVHAEDQFCCLLLAERVHSGYDAPRIPTDKRIFTTTHSPSCVFQDVDERAVPLLGYLPQDLIGTPVLLHLHPNDRPIMLAIHRKILQYAGQPFDHSSIRFCARNGEYIILDTSWSSFVNPWSRKVSFVIGRHKVRMGPVNEDVFVAPSSAVAEMKNVDSDIQEITEQIHRLLLQPIHNSGSSGYNSLNSNDHNLGMTSSSESLNNGSRTKMQREEEEVSGKTRPRTFQEICKGIHLQKSQEQQTTKPDNKKASSKSAQKSPAVVRPKDSAAPLNLKETGTTVEESRASSQDEMAFNDQTVYSYQQISCLDSVIRYLENCNVPITMKRKCQSSSNTTSSNSDEKGSDSMQVSEEPALLKDHSGLSALDDQDKKSSDTTTAVVGNSLPLPVPNKPESVVSITSQCSYSSTIVHVGDKKPQPESEIIEDISGAGETAESSKNSGVPPSAVSPPSQERESYKKLGLTKQVLAAHTQKEEQAFLYRFKELRGLKTLKANCSQYLERQREQITSDAVPAARSAKPGGPSVEPTTRRGVRNKKTKSKRAKQIESSDSTASHHRQQQLRPPLRNHGLNPTSWSPSDTSQSTFPMAYPAMMPGYPLQVYPRANSIDPHTDVTLQGFVNNQGTQAPPCPPPIHPAPYTTPMVTPIVALVLPNYMYPQMAPGPPPPQPVYHAETGGFPTQTQPFCQAAFPVQGAFTAAPAFSIQTQFNSQNPFAPQAGYMTPSFYFPPSSETPKATMEGQSRSSTPQSGGGEGQASPPLFQSRCSSPLNLLELELSVDRQDITVLSSGGPGNSTAEREKGASGNQAKERELKQPSLSLLCTPGPLYYEGTPCVCERLSWDKVCSRLRACSKETSSRGDANSDANSLSSDMLDIILHEDSCSGTGSATSGSMGSRSNGCGTSASGTSNSGTSKSRTSASGTSASGTSASGTSGSGTGSNNSSQYFGSVDSSQNSQKVKSHSSGSDGNPMEMEQSDHFINDIQRVLRQDREKLRLMQKGQPRFTEEQKKELIEVHPWIKKGGLPKAIDVKVCSCCDSTSEAAEAAAAVAVAAEDQPDLDIGDTDTGEISCQRRSGEEPSDGVVISCQGPSPGSSS, encoded by the exons TTCCAACTCCCATAGTCCATCTCCTCCCAGCAGCTCAAACGCCTTCAGTCTGCTGAGCTCGGAGCAGGACAACCCTTCAACCAGCGGCTGCAG TAGTGAGGAATCTGCCAAAGCCAAGACACAGAAGGAAGTGATTAAAACCCTGAAAGAGCTGAAGCTTCACCTTCCTCCTGAGAagagacacaataacaaatcGTCTACGGTGAACACCCTCAAGTACGCCCTGCGCTGTGTCAAACAGGTGGCAG CCAATGAGGAGTATTACCAGCTGCTGATGATCAATGACAGTCAACCTTCAGGCCTGGATGTATCATCTTATACGATAGAGGAGATAGACAGCATTACTTCTGAATACACCCTGAAAAACAAT GACATTTTCGCAGTAGCAGTGTCTCTCATCACAGGAAGGATAGTCTACATTTCTGACCAGGCTGCCTCCATCCTCAACTGCAAAAGAGAGGTGTTCAAGAACAGCAAGTTTGTGGAGTTCCTGACGCCGCAGGACGTTAGCGTGTTCTACAGCTTCACAACGCCTTACCGCCTGCCCTCCTGGAGCGTGTGCACAGGAGCAG AGTCATCCCCGTCTGACTGCATGCAGGAGAAGTCCTTCTTCTGTCGTATCAG CGGTGGAAAGGAGTGTGAGGGCGACCTGCAGTACTATCCTTTCCGCATGACACCCTACCTGATGAAGGTCCAAGACACAGTGCATGCTGAGGACCAGTTCTGCTGCCTCCTCCTGGCTGAGAGGGTTCACTCTGGTTATGATG CACCCAGAATTCCAACAGACAAACGTATCTTCACCACCACACACTCTCCAAGTTGTGTGTTCCAGGATGTAGATGAGCG GGCGGTTCCTCTACTCGGGTACCTCCCCCAGGACCTGATCGGCACCCCAGTCCTCCTCCACTTGCATCCAAATGACCGACCGATCATGCTGGCCATCCACAGAAAGA TCCTCCAGTACGCAGGGCAACCATTTGACCACTCGTCCATCCGGTTCTGCGCACGAAACGGAGAATATATCATTCTCGACACCAGCTGGTCCAGTTTCGTCAATCCCTGGAGCCGCAAAGTTTCCTTTGTTATTGGGAGACACAAAGTGCGAAT gggACCTGTGAATGAAGATGTTTTCGTGGCCCCGTCCTCTGCTGTGGCCGAGATGAAGAACGTTGACTCTGACATCCAGGAGATTACTGAGCAGATCCACAGGCTCCTGCTGCAG CCGATTCATAACAGCGGGTCCAGTGGCTACAATAGTCTGAACAGCAATGACCACAATCTGGGCATGACCTCTTCTAGTGAGAGCCTAAACAATGGAAGCAGGACCAAGATGCAgcgagaggaagaggaagtgagcGGTAAAACCAGACCT CGAACTTTTCAGGAAATCTGTAAGGGAATACATCTTCAGAAGAGCCAGGAGCAGCAGACAACCAAACCAGACAACAAGAAAGCCAGTAGCA AGTCTGCACAGAAGAGCCCAGCAGTGGTGCGGCCCAAAGACTCGGCAGCTCCTCTCAACCTGAAGGAGACCGGGACGACGGTGGAGGAGAGTAGGGCTTCTTCCCAGGACGAGATGGCATTCAATGATCAAACTGTCTACTCCTACCAGCAGATCAGCTGTCTGGACAGTGTTATCAG GTACTTGGAGAACTGTAATGTTCCCATCACCATGAAGAGGAAGTGCCAATCTTCCAGTAACACTACATCCTCTAACTCGGATGAGAAAGGATCCGACAGCATGCAGGTGTCTGAAG AACCAGCCTTGTTGAAGGATCATTCTGGTCTCTCCGCTTTGGATGATCAAGACAAAAAGTCCAGTGACACAACCACAGCAGTAGTGGGCAATTCACTGCCCCTACCTGTACCTAACAAACCAGAAAGTGTGGTGTCCATAACCAGCCAGTGTAGCTACAGTAGCACAATAGTGCACGTAGGGGACAAGAAACCTCAACCAGAGTCAG AGATCATAGAGGACATCTCAGGTGCAGGAGAGACTGCAGAATCCAGCAAGAACTCTGGAGTTCCTCCTTCTGCTGTTTCACCTCCCAGTCAGGAGAGGGAGTCCTACAAGAAACTGGGGTTGACCAAGCAGGTTTTGGCAGCCcatacacagaaggaggagcagGCCTTTCTGTACCGCTTCAAAGAGCTTCGCGGACTCAAAACCCTCAAAGCAAACTGCTCTCAGTACCTGGAGCGCCAGAGAGAACAGATCACCAGCGATG CTGTACCTGCTGCTCGCTCCGCCAAGCCGGGTGGACCGAGTGTGGAACCCACCACACGCCGGGGTGTACGGAATAAGAAGACCAAGTCAAAGCGAGCAAAGCAGATCGAGTCATCAGACAGCACAGCGTCCCATCACAGACAACAGCAGCTGCGGCCTCCTCTTCGGAACCACGGACTTAACCCGACCTCTTGGTCTCCCTCTGACACCTCACAGTCCACTTTTCCCATGGCCTACCCCGCCATGATGCCAGGCTACCCCCTCCAGGTTTACCCTAGAGCCAATTCCATTGATCCCCACACAGATGTGACTCTACAAGGCTTTGTGAACAATCAGGGCACCCAGGCCCCTCCCTGCCCGCCACCCATCCATCCTGCTCCTTACACCACCCCCATGGTCACTCCTATTGTGGCTCTAGTGCTGCCCAACTACATGTACCCTCAAATGGCCCCCGGGCCTCCACCACCACAGCCGGTGTACCACGCAGAGACTGGTGGCTTCCCCACCCAAACGCAGCCTTTTTGTCAGGCTGCCTTTCCAGTCCAGGGTGCCTTCACAGCTGCACCTGCTTTCAGTATTCAGACCCAGTTTAACTCCCAGAATCCCTTTGCTCCTCAAGCAGGCTACATGACCCCATCATTCTACTTCCCTCCATCCTCGGAAACTCCAAAGGCCACCATGGAGGGCCAGTCTCGCTCCTCTACACCACAGTCTGGAGGAGGTGAAGGCCAGGCGTCCCCTCCGCTGTTCCAGTCTCGCTGCAGCTCGCCTCTGAAcctgctggagctggagctgtcTGTGGACAGGCAGGACATTACTGTGCTCTCCTCTGGAGGACCAGGGAACAGTACAGCTGAAAGGGAGAAAGGAGCAAGTGGCAACCAGGCCAAAGAGAGGGAGCTGAAACAG CCATCTCTCAGTCTCCTTTGTACACCTGGACCCTTGTATTACGAGGGCACGCCCTGTGTCTGTGAGCGTTTGTCTTGGGATAAAGTGTGCTCTAGGCTGAGGGCTTGCAGCAAAGAG ACGAGCTCTCGTGGTGACGCTAACAGCGATGCAAACTCCTTGTCCAGCGACATGTTGGACATCATCCTGCATGAGGACTCCTGTTCAGGCACCGGCTCAGCCACCTCGGGGTCCATGGGCTCTCGGTCTAATGGCTGTGGAACGTCAGCCAGCGGGACATCTAACAGCGGGACATCAAAGAGCAGGACGTCCGCCAGCGGAACCTCAGCTAGTGGGACCTCAGCTAGTGGGACCTCCGGTAGTGGAACAG GAAGCAACAACAGTAGTCAATACTTTGGCAGCGTGGACTCGTCCCAGAACAGCCAGAAGGTCAAAAGTCACTCAAGCGGCAGTGACGGGAACCCCATGGAGATGGAGCAGAGCGACCACTTCATCAA TGACATCCAGAGAGTGCTcagacaggacagagagaagctgCGGCTGATGCAGAAGGGCCAGCCGCGcttcacagaggaacagaagaagGAGCTGATTGAAGTCCACCCCTGGATTAAGAAGGGAGGTCTGCCCAAGGCGATAGACGTCAAG GTGTGCTCTTGCTGTGACAGTACATCAGAGGCAGCGGAGGCGGCAGCGGCAGTGGCTGTGGCAGCAGAGGACCAGCCGGACCTGGACATCGGTGACACAGACACAGGGGAGATCAGCTGCCAGAGGAGGTCCGGAGAGGAGCCCTCAGACGGTGTTGTCATCTCCTGCCAGGGCCCTTCTCCCGGCTCCAGCTCTTAG